Proteins encoded together in one Impatiens glandulifera chromosome 1, dImpGla2.1, whole genome shotgun sequence window:
- the LOC124923381 gene encoding glycine-rich cell wall structural protein 1.8-like, which translates to MEDCKSMPTPMCHKEKLSKNDETDKVDEALYRKLVGCLIAAKRVLRYIRGTPDFGIKLSTGLKCSLQSYSDNDWAGSIDDMRKVEFIAATATANQALWLRKVLIDLSLRQEDCTKMVGGGGGGFATCGGGGGSVATSGGGGGVANGGGGGGVATGGGGVANGGGGGGVATSGGGVANGGGGGGVETGGGGGQMVRGGGDGVVAGGGVRATARGGGAGGVTAGGGVGATARGGGAGGVAAGGGVEATVRGGGAGGVAAGGGVGATTRRGGAGGVAAGGGVGETTRGGGAGGVAAGGGVGETTRGGGAGGVEAGGGVGETTRGGGAGGVAAGGGVGATTRGRGAGGVAAGGGVGATTRGGGAGGVAAGGGVGATTRGGGAGGVAAGGGVGATARGGGAGGVAAGGGVGATTRGGGAGGVAAGGGVGVTTRGGGAGGVAAGGGVGATTRGGGAGGVAAGGGVGATTRGGGAGGVAAGGGVGATTRGGGAGGVAAGGGVGATTRGGGAGGVAAGGGVGATTRGGGAGGVAAGGGVGATTRGGGAGGVAAGGGVGATTRGGGAGGVAAGGGVGETTRGGGAGGVAAGGGVGATTRGGGAGGVAAGGGVGATTRGGGAGGVAAGGGVGATTRGGGAGGVAAGGGVGATTRGGGAGGMAAGGGVGATTRGGGAGGFVAIGGGVGATTRGGGAGGFVATGGGIGATTRGGGAGGLMATGGGIGATTRGGGAGGFVAGGGVEDTTFGGGGVEDTTFGGGGGGL; encoded by the exons ATGGAGGATTGCAAAAGTATGCCTACTCCTATGTGTCATAAGGAGAAACTAAGCAAGAATGATGAAACTGATAAAGTTGATGAGGCTCTCTATAGAAAGTTGGTTGGCTGTCTCAT AGCAGCTAAGAGGGTTCTTAGATATATTAGAGGAACACCAGACTTTGGAATTAAGTTGAGTACAGGTCTGAAGTGTTCTTTGCAAAGTTATTCAGACAATGATTGGGCTGGATCTATTGATGATATGAGAA AAGTAGAGTTCATTGCTGCTACTGCTACTGCAAATCAAGCTTTATGGCTGAGGAAAGTGCTAATTGATCTGAGCTTGAGACAAGAAGATTGTACAAAGAT GGTAGGGGGAGGTGGAGGTGGTTTTGCAACTTGTGGTGGTGGAGGTGGTAGTGTGGCAACTAGTGGTGGTGGAGGTGGTGTGGCAaatggaggaggaggtggtggtgTGGCAACTGGTGGAGGTGGTGTGGCAaatggaggaggaggtggtggtgTGGCAACTAGTGGTGGTGGTGTGGCAaatggaggaggaggtggtggtgTGGAAACTGGTGGAGGTGGTGGACAAATGGTTCGAGGAGGAGGTGATGGTGTTGTGGCTGGAGGTGGTGTCAGGGCAACGGCGCGCGGAGGAGGTGCTGGTGGCGTGACGGCTGGAGGTGGTGTCGGGGCAACGGCGCGCGGAGGAGGTGCTGGTGGCGTGGCGGCTGGAGGTGGTGTCGAGGCAACGGTGCGCGGAGGAGGTGCTGGTGGCGTGGCGGCTGGAGGTGGTGTCGGGGCAACGACGCGCAGAGGAGGTGCTGGTGGCGTGGCGGCTGGAGGTGGTGTCGGGGAAACGACGCGCGGAGGAGGTGCTGGTGGCGTGGCGGCTGGAGGTGGTGTCGGGGAAACGACGCGCGGAGGAGGTGCTGGTGGCGTGGAGGCTGGAGGTGGTGTCGGGGAAACGACGCGCGGAGGAGGTGCTGGTGGCGTGGCGGCTGGAGGTGGTGTCGGGGCAACGACGCGCGGAAGAGGTGCTGGTGGCGTGGCGGCTGGAGGTGGTGTCGGGGCAACGACGCGCGGAGGAGGTGCTGGTGGCGTGGCGGCTGGAGGTGGTGTCGGGGCAACGACGCGCGGAGGAGGTGCTGGTGGCGTGGCGGCTGGAGGTGGTGTCGGGGCAACGGCGCGCGGAGGAGGTGCTGGTGGCGTGGCGGCTGGAGGTGGTGTCGGGGCAACGACGCGCGGAGGAGGTGCTGGTGGCGTGGCGGCTGGAGGTGGTGTCGGGGTAACGACGCGCGGAGGAGGTGCTGGTGGCGTGGCGGCTGGAGGTGGTGTCGGGGCAACGACGCGCGGAGGAGGTGCTGGTGGCGTGGCGGCTGGAGGTGGTGTCGGGGCAACGACGCGCGGAGGAGGTGCTGGTGGCGTGGCGGCTGGAGGTGGTGTCGGGGCAACGACGCGCGGAGGAGGTGCTGGTGGCGTGGCGGCTGGAGGTGGTGTCGGGGCAACGACGCGCGGAGGAGGTGCTGGTGGCGTGGCGGCTGGAGGTGGTGTCGGGGCAACGACGCGCGGAGGAGGTGCTGGTGGCGTGGCGGCTGGAGGTGGTGTCGGGGCAACGACGCGCGGAGGAGGTGCTGGTGGCGTGGCGGCTGGAGGTGGTGTCGGGGCAACGACGCGCGGAGGAGGTGCTGGTGGCGTGGCGGCTGGAGGCGGTGTCGGGGAAACGACGCGCGGAGGAGGTGCTGGTGGCGTGGCGGCTGGAGGTGGTGTCGGGGCAACGACGCGCGGAGGAGGTGCTGGTGGCGTGGCGGCTGGAGGTGGTGTCGGGGCAACGACGCGCGGAGGAGGTGCTGGTGGCGTGGCGGCTGGAGGTGGTGTCGGGGCAACGACGCGCGGAGGAGGTGCTGGTGGCGTGGCGGCTGGAGGTGGTGTCGGGGCAACGACGCGCGGAGGAGGTGCTGGTGGCATGGCGGCTGGAGGTGGTGTCGGGGCAACGACGCGCGGAGGAGGTGCTGGTGGTTTTGTGGCGATTGGAGGTGGTGTCGGGGCAACAACGCGCGGAGGAGGTGCTGGTGGTTTTGTGGCGACTGGAGGTGGCATTGGAGCA
- the LOC124923397 gene encoding uncharacterized protein LOC124923397 produces the protein MVKMKDLETIKEYSNKLLIIVNKVRLLGTEFLDSKLVQKVLVTVPKRFEATISLLENTKDLSKVSLTEILSAFQAQEQRRLMRNEGFVEGALPAKVQSSQSEKWKKNWKSKKESTDSNSPSTSRSYKLDFPPCK, from the coding sequence ATGGTGAAGATGAAGGATTTAGAGACCATCAAAGAGTACTCTAACAAATTACTCATAATTGTCAACAAGGTAAGATTGCTTGGTACTGAATTTCTTGATTCCAAATTGGTTCAAAAGGTGTTGGTAACTGTTCCTAAAAGGTTTGAGGCTACCATTTCCTTGTTAGAGAACACTAAAGACTTGTCAAAAGTCAGTCTTACTGAAATCTTGAGTGCCTTTCAGGCACAAGAACAAAGAAGATTGATGAGGAATGAAGGTTTTGTAGAAGGAGCATTGCCAGCAAAAGTGCAGTCAAGCCAAAGTGAAAAATGGAAGAAGAACTGGAAAAGCAAGAAGGAAAGTACAGATTCAAATTCTCCAAGCACAAGTAGAAGTTATAAACTAGACTTTCCTCCTTGTAAGTAA
- the LOC124923413 gene encoding pistil-specific extensin-like protein, producing MAKTTIVPTLLFVLIFLIVTFGALANTPNFPHDRDPPHPKDPPKPPINHRRHPPPPPPVATPPAPPPRVVPPTTPPVATVPPASPPRVLPLTPPPVSTPPAPPPQTVPPPPPPVGKPPPPPPFATPPPPPLIATPPPPPPPTLPFIYSVTGKLMCTILSNPISACNLLPNLCRGISNSTVKINCGPSKITIAQGITNSSGNFNIQIPNNFNVNECVVSVKLPITSCPILLTGSIEAPIDHIVSISGTGSQVRVDYGIGRYSRTTL from the coding sequence ATGGCAAAAACTACCATTGTTCCTACTCTTCTCTTTGTTCTCATATTCCTTATAGTTACTTTTGGTGCTCTAGCAAATACTCCCAATTTTCCCCATGATAGGGATCCACCACATCCTAAGGACCCACCAAAACCTCCTATTAACCATCGAAGGCATCCACCCCCACCTCCTCCGGTTGCCACACCGCCAGCACCTCCTCCGCGTGTCGTTCCCCCAACAACACCTCCAGTCGCAACAGTACCACCAGCATCTCCTCCGCGTGTCTTACCCCTAACACCTCCTCCAGTCTCCACACCACCAGCACCTCCTCCTCAAACCGTTCCCCCACCACCTCCACCAGTTGGCAAaccaccacctcctcctccattTGCCACACCACCTCCACCACCACTAATTGCCACACCACCACCTCCACCTCCCCCTACCCTTCCATTTATTTATTCTGTGACTGGCAAACTAATGTGCACTATTTTGAGTAATCCTATCTCAGCATGTAACCTCTTACCGAATCTTTGTCGGGGAATCTCCAATTCCACAGTTAAGATCAACTGTGGGCCAAGTAAGATTACAATAGCTCAAGGAATAACCAACTCGAGTGGCAATTTCAACATTCAAATTCCAAACAATTTCAATGTGAATGAATGTGTTGTCTCGGTCAAGTTGCCTATCACAAGTTGTCCAATTCTTCTTACTGGTAGTATAGAGGCACCCATAGACCATATCGTAAGCATAAGTGGAACAGGCTCTCAAGTCAGGGTGGACTATGGCATTGGTCGATATTCCCGCACCACCCTTTGA